The sequence below is a genomic window from Monodelphis domestica isolate mMonDom1 chromosome 2, mMonDom1.pri, whole genome shotgun sequence.
AATTAAGAAAAACAATGTGGTTAAATTAGTTAAGTGATCACTGAAGTGctgaagatacacacacacacacacacatatatacacacatacatatttatatgtataaaatacttgATGTACCCAAGATACTTAAGGCATTAAAGATACTTGAAAACTTTATCACTAGTAGAGCAATAAATAGGAACATATAAAGATAGAGATCAGAGAGTAAGTTGAATATTATGGCATGTTTTCCATCCCCCATGCCACCACCCCCAAATCAAGgtaagaaagaggaatacactgggaatagaaaaaaagagagaaaggtgtgagtaaattatctcacatgagaaGGCAtataagaatcaatacagtggaaAGGAAGATGATAGGGCTGGGAATGGCAGGTTGATTGAATGTTTgattgaaccttactctcatcataatTGGCACAAGATGGgaactgtgaactttagattcctctaccctacttagtctaaccaaaaacaggaatgtctacacccatacttaaggattaattatttaggaagatggcctatgacagacatatgctagcaaatgacaaatcagaaacaactgagagactcctgggctgtcctaagtcaagcttaagctaccattggtacatgtgagatgcaggaaagtgatgtaaaatcatctatatattttgtgtcacttcctctctccagctctTTGACAGAGGAGAGGTGGCTagcagcagcttgctgagcatgtcAACATCTTGGCATAGTGGCACTATTGTCCAGGGTTGGAGGTGAGTTTGCCTTGacactatactgggagaagcttagtagcctagttcaggtgaggcatcttcactgaacTCTCTCGGAATTTagactgattcttttctcctttaccttccaaacactattctcttagaaaagtctctaatcttcttcaaagaccttgtggcGGAGGTTTTTGAACtttccctggcacaggccagacaggagaaatcctataccctctttatctctcttctccttaattccttccctctatattaattaaaatcaccataaatttccaaactgatttggctattttatttgggattttctctggcaatcaaattaatttagattaggtaacaaccctaaattatccttacagtccaACATCCACATTGAGGCATATAAATCTAGAGAGGCAAAATGGAGGAGAAACTAGAAGAGGCAAGTAAGCAGAAATAAAACTATTTGTGAACAGAGGAcagctgaaaggagagaaagagaaggatgaacaGGGGGAAAATGAAGATgggaaaaataagagggaaaggtgggtggagcagccctgaaaagagcttggcAATCCCACACATCAGAGTTACTtggatatgaagaaaggcaaaagatagtccctgctctcaagttcCTAATAATCCAACAGAGGGGAAACTACACATACAGTCATGATAAGTTGGAGATAATCAATGGAAGGAAGGCAATTAGCATTAAgaagaatcatcaaaagaaagGCTTCCTACAAACAGTTGCATTTTAGGGGGCCTAAAGGGAACCAAAGAAGTCAGGaagtagagatgaagaagaaaagaattccaagcatggggaacagccagtaaaaatgcctggagctaggagatggagtgtcttgtttgagaaATAGCACAGAaatagtgtcactggatcaaataATGTGTGTTAGGAGAAAAGGTATATAAAGACTGGGAAGACTGGGAAATGACCAACACCAAGCAAACCAAAACTACAAGAACTCAGGAGCCACAAGCACTCAGGACTTCAGAATCAGCTGACCATTCTGTATCCCAGGCCATTGACACAACCTTTGTCACCTTGGACAAGATACTTCACCTTCTGAATCTCCTGCCCTAGATGACCACCATCCCATGCCTCATCATGTGGTCCCTGGAATCACATGCCCCATCCTCCTGTCAAAATAGAAGAATGGAGCCTACTTTAAGTCTAggttatttttaaacattacataacaagccagacctggaatccagagatggagagaaattaattcttcctttcacttttcatttctgcctttgttgttatgattagtttttttaatctctatattcttcatgttgtgagagaagacaaataaatacaaggaaaaactcaggaagaaaataaagtagaaaatgatctgcgttgatctgcattcagattttcGTTTCTTTTATGGCAATAGATagtatttttcttcatgagtccgtTGGAATTGTTCTGGATTCCTGTATTGATGATAATAGTcgaatcattcacagttgattgtcttacaatattgctgttcttgtgtacaatgttctcctggttttggtcatttcactttgcatcacttcatataaatcttttcaggtttttctgaaaattatctttttcacCATTTttaaggcacaatagtattccattacaatcatatatcacaactcaTTCAGTCATTCTCAAATTGATGAACATCTCAGTTTCTAACTCTTTATCCCTACAAAAATGACGCTATAAGTATtgttgtacaaataagtccttttactctttctttgatttctttgggatacagaactagtagtgaTATTTGAGGTTCAAAGTGTATGCATAGTTTTAAGGCTCTTTGGGTGtgattccagattgttctccagaatggttgaatcaagtTACCATTCTATCAATAATGTATCTGTTTTTCCAAAAATACAAAGGTGGGCATAGTTATAGCTAGCTAAACTTTTatgtggaagagatcttagagaacaatttggtctagcacttttttttcccttaaaatccttaccttccatccaggagtcaatactgtgtattggctccaagacagaagagcagtaaggactaggcaatggggattaagtgacttgcccagggtcacacagctgggaagtgtctgaggccagatttgacctcccatctctaggcctagctctcaatccactgagctacctagctgccccctattactcttattttacagataagaagtcTGAAACCTTTGGAATTGCAAAGATGACTTGCCCAACCATCAAAAAAATAGATAACAGAAGCAATAGAGAACCAAAGTTAAAGATCCAGTGCTATTCCCCTACTGGACAAAAAACCCAACTTTAGCtgtggtatttaaaaaaaaccctttatatcTTTAATTAAGCAAACTACTCCCAttctgggaaaaataaaacaaaataaaatagtccaACTGATGGGGGTCCAACCCAAGACACAAATGAGACTGGAGTGAAGTGATATAGCAAAGCTTTATTGGAGGAAAGGTGTTATGAGGGGATCCTGGTGCCAGTAGATGTGGCTGTCGGGTGGATGGGAGGAGAGGCAAGGGGAAATGGGGGAGTCCAACACCAGTAAAGACGGCTGCAGAATCTCCACCTGAGTGGAGAAGGgtgtaacttcttttttttttttttttaaattttaagtactTTATTGTTTCCACAAATTTTAGAAGTTCCATCAACGAAGTGTGGAAAAACATTACTTTTAAACAGCTTCCCTCATAATCCTGCTTAGCTTCTGGATCTTGGTTCTTGCAGACATATCCACATATTTCTCTCCTATACGAACAATCATTCCTCCCATGATTGAAGGATCAGTCTTGGCTTCCATTTTCAGGACTTGACCTTTACGTAGGAAGCTGTTCAGGACTGCTTCTAATTCTGAAAGAGTTGCGCTATCTAAAGCAGACGCAGTAGTAACTGAACAAGGAACTTCTCCACGATGCACACTCATTATAGTAGAAAATGCTGAAATAATTCCTGGGGTGTTGTTTAAACGGCCATTTTCAGCAAGCAATTTCATGAAGTTGGTTGTGATGGGGGAAAACTTTTCTTTGGCTATTAAGTCATTTAGGGCTGCCATCTTAATGGTACGCTTGATATGGGGATTCATAAAAGAGGCAACTGTTTTGGGTTCCTTCAGAAGTTTTGTTACTCTGTTTAACTCCCTTTCAACAGCATCCAGCTTATTCTGCTTGGATGCAGCAGAATAAAGAGCAGTGGCATATCGACCTTCTAGCCCATACAGTTGAATTGGAGGCCTGACAAGTTTGGCAAATGGTCTGGCCACTGAAGTGGTGAATCGGCGTATCTGCTGGACTGCCCCAGAGGTAGCGGCCACCgccatctttttttcctctggccACAGTAGGTCAAACCGGataacagagggagggaggaggaagtggaGAAGGGTGTAACTTCTTATAGGGTAGGAGAAGTAGGTGGTTGCAGGGATAATATAATCTGTGTTGCTTCTATTGGTTGCCTCTGAGCTAGGTGAGCTACCCGGATTAAGTTCATTGGATGTCCCTGAGAAGGGTGGAAATTCTTGGTCTCTGGTGGTAGGGGGCTGATTCCCAAGCTGATACTCAGACATGCAAGATGTAAATGTACAGGCTAAGGAACAGGATATCCTGGTGTTTGGCCAGGTGTTGCTGGAGCTGGCAGGTATTGGAGGGTGGGGCTGTTTTGGTAAGGATTGGGGGAAAGGGAGTTTTGGTCTCATGGTCAATTGAAAACAAAAGTatccctcaggaaaaaaaaagttcataattTTAGATTGGTAAGGATCTTAGAAGTGGTAGTACAagagatagagcactgagcctgaagttaggaagacttgagttctaatccagcctcaggcaccaTGTggccttcagcaagtcacttaaacctatttgcctcagtttcctcaactgtaaaaaatgagttggagatgaactgaaggatttctttttttttctcatccactTCCAATTTATTGTGTaaagttgatttttctttttctttcttttttccatttgaattaatttatttagtcaatttaaaacattattccttggttacaataatcccctccacccattcttcccacaaccaatgagcaatttcattaggtattacttgtgtccttgatcagaacctatttccatgttgttgtttacactaggatgttcatttagagtctacatccccaaccatatcccttcaacccatgtattcaagcagctgttttttcttcagtgtttttactcccactgtgtttcctctggatgtggatagtggttttcctcgtaggttcctccaagttgttcagggtcattgcattgccactaatggagagtacattgcatttgattgtaccacagtgtatcagtctctgtgtacagtgttttcctggttctgctcctctcactctgcatcatttcctggaggtttttctgtcctcatggaattcctccactttattagtcctttctgcacaatagtattccatcaccaacatataccacaatttgttcagccattctccaattgaagggcattccctcattttccaattttttgccaccacaaagagcgcagctatgaatatttttgtacatgtctttttccttattatctctttggggtacaaacccagcagtgctatgactggatcaaagggcagtcttttagctccctttgggcatagttccaaattgccctccagaatggttagatcaattcacaactccaccaccaatgcattaatgtcccaactttgccacatcccctccagcattcattactttcctttgctgtcatgttagccaatctgctaggtgtgaggtgatacctcagagttgtcttgatttgtatttctctgattataagagatttagaacatttttcatgtgcttattaatagttttgatttctttaactgaaaattgcctattcatgtcccttgcccatttatcaattggagaatggctagattttttgtacaactggtttagctctttataaatttgagtcattagacctttgtcagaggtttttgtaatgaagaatgtttcccaatttcttgcttcccttctaattttggatgcattagttttgtttgtacaaaacctttttaatttgatgtaatcaaaattatttgattttatattttgtgatttttttctagctcttgcttggttttaaagtctttccttttccaaagatctgacaagtgtactattctgtgctcgcctaatttgcttatagtttccttctttatattcaggtcattcacccattctgagtttatcttggtgtagggtgtgaggtgttgatccaaacctaatctctcccatactgtcttccaattttcccaacagttttttttatcaaatagtgggttttggtcccaaaagctggggtctttgggtttgtcaaagactgtcttgctgaggtcatttaccccaagtctattccactgatcctcctttctgtctcttagccagtaccaagttgtttttttatgaccactgctttatagtatagtttgggatctggtactgcaagttctccttcctttgcattttttccattatttccctggatatccttgatcttttgttcttccaaatgaactttgttatgttttttttctaattaaaaaaaagttttttggtagttcaatgggtatggcactaaataagtaaattaatttgggtaggattgtcatttttattatgttagctcatcccacccatgagcaatcaatgtttttccaattgtttagatctagttttaattgtgtggagagtgttttgtagttgtgttcatatagttcctgtgtttgttttggcagatagattcttaagtattttatattgtctagggtgactttaaatggaatttctttctaattcttgctgctgaaatgggttggagatataaagaaatgctaatgacttatgcaggtttattttgtatcctgcaactttgctaaaattgttgattgttttgactagctttttggttgattctctaggattctttaagtaaatcatcatatcatctgcaaagaatgacagcttggtctcctcattgccaatttttttttctcattgccaattttaataccttcaatttctttttcttctctaattgctactgcttagtgtttctagtacaatgttaaataatagaggtgataatgggcatccttgtttcactcctgatcttattgggaaggcttctagtttatccacattgcagatgatatttgctgatggttttagatatatactgtttattattgttaggaacggcccttctattcctatactttctagtgttttcaataggaatgggtgttgtattgtatcaaaggctttttctgcatctattgagataataatgtgatttttgtaggtttgcttgttaatatggtcaattatgtggatggttttcctaatattgaaccatccttgcattcctggtatgaatcctacctggtcatagtgaatcaCCCTTGTGacgacttgctggagtctttttgctagtatcctatttaagatttttgcatctacattcattaaggagattggtctggagttttctttctccattttttatctgcctggctttgggatcagtaccatgtttggtccgtaaaatgaatttggtagaactccttctttacttattctgtcaaatagtttgtataatattgggattagttgttctttgaacgtttgatagaattcatttgtgaatcaaactggacctggggattttttcttagggatttctttgatggcttattcaatttcattttctgatatggggttgtttaggtaatttatttcttcatcttttagtctaggcaatttatatttttgtaagtattcatccatatcatctagattgccatatttgttgccatataattgggcatagtagtttttaatgattgcattaatttcctcttcattagaggtgaagtctcccctttcatcttggatatgtcaatttgtttttttctttcctttttttattagactgactagtacttttctattttctttgttttttcaaagtaccagcttttagtcttatttattaaatcaatagttctttgactttcaattttattaatttctcctttgatttttaggttctctaatttagtcttcatctgaggatttttaatttgttcactttctagttttttaatttgcatgcccaattcattgacctctgcccttcttaatttgttaatatatgaactcaaggctataaatttccccctgagtactgctttggctgcatctcataggtttgaaaggatgtctcatcattgtcattttcttcaatgaagttattaattgctgcatctcataggtttgaaaggatgtctcatcattgtcattttcttcaatgaagttattaattgtttctaagatttgttctttaactaactggttttggagaattgtattgtttaatttccaattaatttttgatttacctctccatgtagctttactaattattattttcattgtgatctgagaaggttgcatttattatttctgcccttttgcatttgtttgcaatgttgttatgccctaatacatggtcaatttttgtgaatgtaccatgtgtggctgtccttatttatttttctccacatgtctactaactaatttttctaagatttcattcagttctcttacctctttcttatttattttttggtttgttttatctagtttggatagaggaagatccaggtctcccactagtatagtttttctatctatttcatctttgagctccactagttcctcctttagaaatttggatggtatgccatttggtgcatacatattgagtactgatagttccccattgtctatactgccttttatcaggatgtaattaccatccctatctcttttaactagatttatttttactttggctttgtcagatatcatgattgtgactcctgtcttctttttatcacttgatgcccaatagatttggctccatcctctcactttcaccctatgtgtatctaccttcctcatgtgtgtttcttgtagacagcatatggtagagttttggattctaatccattctggtattcgcttgcattttatgggtgagttcattccattcacattca
It includes:
- the LOC100030487 gene encoding ATP synthase subunit O, mitochondrial-like encodes the protein MAVAATSGAVQQIRRFTTSVARPFAKLVRPPIQLYGLEGRYATALYSAASKQNKLDAVERELNRVTKLLKEPKTVASFMNPHIKRTIKMAALNDLIAKEKFSPITTNFMKLLAENGRLNNTPGIISAFSTIMSVHRGEVPCSVTTASALDSATLSELEAVLNSFLRKGQVLKMEAKTDPSIMGGMIVRIGEKYVDMSARTKIQKLSRIMREAV